From a single Cyclobacterium marinum DSM 745 genomic region:
- a CDS encoding TolC family protein yields the protein MLKNNVLAFCVCLFSFVAAAQSPSTMDALQQIEQNNATLKAFSSFLESKKLSQKASNNLPDPQADAYYLPFGNHTSGDYTEFQVTQSFEFPTVYSSRGNLIEMQEAQNAMEYQLKRQEVLLPAVKLLNELIFFAKKQKVEQVRVMQSKKLFEQINQLFEIEQAGVLELNKAKISWIQEQFKLDILNADRNKIMLQLQNLNGGNELKFTQNDYLSSLTIDDPENLWLEKIQRDPELKILREQEKVANQQIKLSKNKSLPNLTAGYNYQGVAKANYSGVYGGVSIPLWSSRNTVKAAEANYDYQKSFTQVKTDVMHSEFLGEYEVYQVMLKKYQEYHSTLQSLESEALLLQAFKLGELSFMQYYLELQFYQQAFDSMLEMEKQLNQSKAELLKHQL from the coding sequence ATGTTAAAAAATAATGTACTCGCTTTTTGCGTGTGCTTATTTTCGTTTGTTGCTGCAGCTCAGTCTCCCAGTACAATGGATGCTTTACAGCAAATTGAACAGAATAATGCCACGCTTAAGGCTTTTTCTTCCTTTTTGGAAAGTAAAAAGCTATCGCAAAAAGCTTCAAATAACCTCCCTGATCCACAGGCGGATGCATATTACCTTCCATTTGGTAATCACACCTCAGGAGATTACACGGAGTTTCAAGTTACCCAGTCCTTTGAATTCCCAACGGTATACAGCTCCCGTGGTAACCTCATTGAGATGCAAGAGGCGCAGAACGCTATGGAATACCAATTGAAAAGGCAAGAGGTATTGCTTCCAGCTGTCAAACTATTGAATGAACTGATATTCTTTGCCAAAAAACAGAAGGTTGAGCAAGTCAGAGTCATGCAGTCTAAGAAGTTGTTTGAACAGATTAATCAGCTATTTGAGATCGAACAAGCCGGTGTTCTTGAACTCAATAAGGCTAAGATCTCCTGGATTCAAGAACAGTTTAAGCTGGATATTTTGAATGCAGATCGAAATAAAATCATGCTTCAACTTCAAAACCTGAATGGTGGAAACGAGTTGAAATTTACTCAAAATGATTACTTAAGCTCTCTGACTATTGATGATCCAGAAAATTTATGGCTGGAAAAAATACAAAGAGATCCTGAATTAAAAATCCTCAGAGAGCAAGAAAAAGTGGCTAATCAGCAAATCAAACTTTCCAAGAACAAGTCGCTTCCTAATCTAACTGCAGGGTATAACTATCAAGGGGTTGCAAAGGCTAATTATTCAGGGGTTTATGGTGGAGTTTCTATTCCCTTGTGGAGTAGTCGAAATACTGTCAAGGCCGCTGAGGCAAACTATGATTACCAAAAGTCTTTTACCCAAGTCAAAACAGATGTTATGCATAGTGAATTTCTGGGTGAATATGAAGTGTATCAAGTGATGCTGAAAAAATATCAGGAATACCATTCCACGCTACAGTCCTTGGAAAGTGAAGCATTATTGCTTCAGGCATTTAAATTGGGTGAACTTTCCTTTATGCAGTATTACCTCGAATTACAATTCTATCAGCAGGCATTCGACTCCATGTTGGAAATGGAAAAACAGTTAAATCAATCCAAAGCTGAGCTATTAAAACATCAATTATAA
- the nhaA gene encoding Na+/H+ antiporter NhaA has product MDQSVDRNSTGLAYIGETARKFLDRETSGGLLLIVATILALVLGNSQWADAYHHYLTDEFLFELSEHFSFGLTIEEWINDGLMAIFFLVAGMELKREIMVGELSSLKKASMPLLGALGGMVVPALIFVSLNTGTENISGWGIPMATDIAYSLGIIGLLGKKVPSQLKIFLVALAIADDLGAILVIALFYSNELSWLFLGSGVGIFVLLMLCNRFGIKSLIWYILGGVALWYCFLNSGVHPTIAGVLFAITIPVKPKLDSKILKERTAKNVAALEETDIENRDPMQDTRQSKILKAMKKDTQNSRPPLLKLENALIDFNAFFIIPIFAIANAGVKLNVGILEVVSSSLGLGIVLGLVIGKVLGISLFTFVGEKLGISELHTSLRWKHIIGMGMIAGIGFTMSLFITNLAFIDPEFIKISKISILIASLVAALGGIITLLFTKPKIENI; this is encoded by the coding sequence ATGGATCAATCAGTAGATAGGAATAGTACCGGATTAGCGTATATCGGAGAGACTGCCCGAAAGTTTCTGGATAGGGAAACCTCCGGTGGACTGTTGTTGATTGTGGCCACAATCCTTGCATTGGTTTTGGGCAATTCCCAATGGGCTGATGCATATCATCATTACCTCACTGATGAATTTCTTTTTGAGCTTTCAGAGCATTTCAGTTTCGGGCTAACCATAGAAGAATGGATCAATGACGGACTGATGGCCATATTCTTTTTAGTGGCCGGGATGGAACTAAAGAGAGAAATTATGGTGGGAGAATTGTCTTCCCTCAAAAAAGCGTCAATGCCTCTTTTAGGTGCTTTGGGTGGTATGGTTGTGCCTGCCTTGATTTTTGTCAGTCTCAATACTGGAACAGAGAATATCAGCGGTTGGGGAATACCTATGGCTACCGATATTGCCTATTCATTGGGTATCATCGGTTTATTGGGTAAAAAAGTGCCTTCACAGCTTAAAATCTTTTTGGTGGCACTCGCAATAGCTGATGACTTGGGGGCCATATTGGTCATCGCCCTGTTTTACAGCAATGAGCTGAGTTGGTTATTCCTTGGCTCTGGGGTCGGCATATTTGTATTATTAATGCTGTGCAATCGTTTTGGTATAAAAAGCCTAATCTGGTATATTTTGGGAGGTGTGGCATTGTGGTATTGCTTTCTTAATTCCGGTGTTCATCCTACCATAGCAGGAGTGCTCTTCGCTATCACCATCCCTGTAAAGCCAAAGCTGGATAGCAAAATACTGAAAGAGCGTACTGCTAAGAATGTGGCCGCATTGGAAGAGACGGACATTGAGAACCGCGACCCCATGCAAGACACTCGTCAAAGCAAAATCCTTAAAGCCATGAAAAAGGACACGCAAAACTCAAGGCCACCTTTGCTTAAATTGGAAAACGCTTTGATTGACTTTAATGCTTTTTTCATTATTCCGATCTTCGCCATTGCCAATGCCGGAGTAAAGCTGAATGTGGGAATTTTAGAGGTGGTTTCCAGTTCTTTAGGCTTGGGTATTGTATTAGGCTTGGTTATCGGTAAAGTGCTCGGTATTAGTCTTTTTACTTTTGTTGGTGAAAAGCTCGGCATCTCAGAACTACATACCTCCCTACGTTGGAAACATATTATCGGCATGGGTATGATAGCTGGCATAGGCTTTACCATGTCACTGTTTATTACAAATCTTGCGTTTATTGATCCTGAGTTTATCAAGATCTCCAAGATCAGTATTTTAATAGCCTCACTAGTTGCTGCATTGGGTGGGATCATTACATTGTTATTTACCAAACCCAAAATTGAAAATATATGA
- a CDS encoding SpoIIAA family protein, producing the protein MLQVLDFTKNNVIATKAQENLTEADIQKIHPLIHNIVYHGQKVRWYFEMQDFTGWDMKGLWADLKMDLSHANDYEKIAMVGEKKWQDWITRFMKPFTNADIRYFDLEEKQKAKEWINQ; encoded by the coding sequence ATGCTACAGGTATTAGATTTTACAAAAAACAATGTAATTGCTACGAAAGCTCAGGAAAACCTGACTGAAGCTGACATACAAAAAATACATCCTCTGATTCACAACATCGTGTACCATGGACAGAAAGTGAGATGGTACTTTGAAATGCAGGATTTTACCGGTTGGGATATGAAGGGTCTGTGGGCAGATCTAAAAATGGATTTGTCCCACGCTAACGACTATGAAAAAATCGCTATGGTTGGAGAAAAAAAGTGGCAGGATTGGATTACTCGGTTCATGAAGCCATTTACCAATGCTGATATCCGGTATTTTGATCTTGAAGAGAAACAAAAAGCTAAAGAATGGATCAATCAGTAG